A window of Cyanobacteria bacterium QS_8_64_29 genomic DNA:
TTCAAAAAGGCCGAAGAGCAAGCGCCGGTGGTCCAAGTCGATCTGTCGGTGGGCGACAAGATCGTCGTGCTCTCGGGACCGTTCAAAGACTTTGAAGGCGAAGTGGCCGATGTCAGCACCGAGCGCAACAAGCTCAAGGCCCTGCTGTCGATTTTCGGGCGGGAGACGCCAGTGGAGTTGGAATTCAGTCAGGTGGAGAAGCAAAGTTAGCGATGGCCAAAAAAGTCGTTGCCACGATCAAGCTGGCGCTCCCGGCGGGTAAAGCCAATCCCGCGCCCCCAGTGGGACCGGCACTGGGCCAACACGGCGTCAACATCATGGCGTTTTGCAAAGAGTACAACGCCCAAACCGCCGATCAAGCCGGGACGACCATTCCGGTCGAGATCTTTGTCTACGAAGATCGCAGCTTTACCTTTACCCTCAAAACCCCGCCCGCGTCGGTACTGCTGCTGGAAGCTGCCGGCGTCGAGAAAGGGGCCAGCGAGCCCAACAAGCAGACCATCGGCACGATCAGCCAAGATCAGCTGCGCCAGATCGCCGAGCGCAAGCTGCCCGATCTCAACACCCCCGAACTGGAATCGGCGATGAAAATCGTGGCGGGGACGGCCAAAAACATGGGCATTGCCGTCCAGTAATCCCGCGCGAGGCAGCTTAGTGGAGACTCGAGCATGGTAAGGAAACTCTCGCGCCGCTTGCGCGATCTCAAACAGCAAGTCGAGGATCGCCCCTACGAACCGCTAGAGGCCCTGCAGTTGCTCAAGCAAACGGCAACGGCCAACTTTGACGAAACGGCCGAAGCCCACTTGTGCCT
This region includes:
- the rplK gene encoding 50S ribosomal protein L11; protein product: MAKKVVATIKLALPAGKANPAPPVGPALGQHGVNIMAFCKEYNAQTADQAGTTIPVEIFVYEDRSFTFTLKTPPASVLLLEAAGVEKGASEPNKQTIGTISQDQLRQIAERKLPDLNTPELESAMKIVAGTAKNMGIAVQ